In Zingiber officinale cultivar Zhangliang chromosome 8B, Zo_v1.1, whole genome shotgun sequence, a single genomic region encodes these proteins:
- the LOC122015919 gene encoding F-box/kelch-repeat protein SKIP25-like produces MANTSLSKLAKRPKISAAVNAASAVSAPSVEDAEEEEEEEEEEKPLLPGLPDHLAQICLSRVPAQLLFSVCRSWRRLIYSSSFPPFLSLFALLSDDEGGGNAGADPVGFFAFDPISARWAPLPPPPPHPPLRRLLLRHPSFLARSLPVQSVAVGSHLVVLAATTHRLLPALPRPLVFHTASGRWRLGPPLPAPRRWCAAGTAGGAVYLASGIGGDYNADVARSAERWDPAAVSGSAWERVALLPDGRFSREAIEAVASRGKLCMVNVRGRAAKQGAVYDLLADRWDEMPPGMLAGWNGPAASPAENEDGPIYVVDERSGTLRAYDWGGDRWTTVAESERLKGATQMVAGGGRACLVRGGDRTVVVVDLKSPERMWVVEAPEGKQVLSVHVLPRMCSGNSS; encoded by the coding sequence ATGGCCAATACTTCGCTCTCTAAATTGGCCAAGCGCCCGAAGATATCCGCCGCCGTCAACGCTGCTTCCGCCGTCTCAGCGCCATCGGTGGAGGAcgcggaggaggaggaagaggaggaggaggaggagaagccgCTGCTGCCAGGCCTTCCCGATCACCTCGCCCAGATCTGCCTCTCCCGCGTCCCCGCTCAGCTCCTCTTCTCCGTTTGCCGCTCCTGGCGCCGCCTAATCTACTCTTCTTCCTTCCCCCCCTTCCTCTCCCTTTTCGCCCTACTCTCCGACGACGAAGGCGGAGGCAACGCCGGCGCCGATCCTGTGGGATTTTTCGCATTCGACCCCATCTCCGCTCGGTGGGCCCCTCTGCCGCCTCCGCCGCCGCACCCGCCATTGCGGCGGCTACTCCTCCGCCACCCCTCCTTCCTGGCCCGCAGCCTACCCGTCCAGTCCGTCGCGGTTGGGAGCCACCTCGTCGTCCTCGCCGCCACCACTCACCGCCTCCTCCCTGCCCTCCCTCGCCCCCTCGTCTTCCACACTGCCTCCGGCCGCTGGCGCCTCGGCCCTCCCCTCCCTGCACCCCGCCGCTGGTGCGCCGCCGGGACCGCCGGAGGGGCAGTGTACCTCGCCTCCGGGATCGGCGGCGATTACAACGCCGACGTCGCCCGCTCAGCCGAGCGGTGGGACCCGGCGGCCGTCTCCGGCTCCGCGTGGGAGCGCGTGGCGCTGCTCCCAGACGGGCGGTTCTCTCGGGAAGCGATAGAGGCGGTGGCGTCGCGCGGAAAGCTCTGCATGGTCAACGTCCGCGGCCGGGCGGCGAAGCAGGGGGCGGTCTACGACCTCCTGGCGGACCGGTGGGACGAGATGCCCCCGGGGATGCTGGCCGGGTGGAACGGCCCCGCGGCCTCGCCAGCGGAGAACGAGGACGGCCCGATCTACGTGGTAGACGAGCGGAGCGGAACTCTGAGGGCCTACGACTGGGGCGGCGATCGCTGGACGACGGTGGCGGAGTCGGAGCGGCTGAAGGGAGCGACGCAGATGGTAGCGGGAGGGGGGCGGGCTTGCTTGGTACGCGGCGGGGACCGGACGGTGGTAGTCGTGGACTTGAAGTCACCTGAGCGGATGTGGGTGGTGGAGGCGCCGGAGGGGAAGCAGGTGCTGTCGGTGCACGTGCTACCGAGGATGTGCTCCGGCAACTCGTCGTGA